From Cinclus cinclus chromosome 2, bCinCin1.1, whole genome shotgun sequence, one genomic window encodes:
- the UPF3A gene encoding LOW QUALITY PROTEIN: regulator of nonsense transcripts 3A (The sequence of the model RefSeq protein was modified relative to this genomic sequence to represent the inferred CDS: deleted 2 bases in 1 codon), which translates to MGTAIRAAYHDAVPWQFLTKPGTKVRRCRLEELSLLRGLRDGLECIAGQALLLNYRIILPARILATLHTLHPKIMNDTPLRLGALPSSSGTKKRTGTDPPLPARPRGGSLPRALRPFSRGFRAAAGAGSVRSGREAGPGRAGGRDARLMDPPLLQESPRRDTAAPPNPPVPLPSPPSPLPPPLHPAPGKQREEKKTALSKVVIRRLPPCLTKEQLEEQLHPLPAHDYFEFCTADPSLYPHLYSRAYINFRNPEDILLFRDRFDGYVFIDNKGLEYPAVVEFAPFQKISKKKLKKKDAKAGSIEDDPEYRKFLENYCADEDKICANPEILLGEIEAKTRELIARRTTPLLEYIKNRKLEKQRIREEKREERRRRELEKKRLREEEKRKRREEERRKRKEVEKQKKISEKEIRIKLLKKPEKGDELASEKHKEKGEEADIEENKWDKSPGSGSIKSKSLESSLKELKDKSQNDSDKEQRDLERRFREKEPERQRYRLDDGRKHRTHYEFDKFMRRNEEELKWGKGYNQDRGKKGNYNYSFTVEAVDKLGKEDKCDDMASKKERIRNKDRPAMQLYQPGARIRTHMGPTSKTYDCSGKSFEDALDKKYEADNSAGASSERTEEAE; encoded by the exons ATGGGCACTGCAATAAGGGCAGCCTATCATGATGCTGTGCCTTGGCAG TTCCTGACGAAGCCGGGCACAAAGGTCCGCAGGTGCCGTTTGGAAGAGCTCTCGCTGCTGCGTGGCCTCAGGGACGGGCTGGAGTGCATTGCAGGGCAGGCACTGCTTCTTAATTATCGCATTATCCTACCTGCACGC ATTTTGGCTACCCTTCACACGCTGCACCCAAAGATTATGAATGACACACCCCTGCGGT TGGGAGCCCTGCCGAGTTCCAGCGGGACGAAGAAAAGGACGGGGACGGATCCCCCGCTCCCGGCCAGGCCCCGCGGGGGGAGCCTCCCGCGGGCCCTGCGGCCGTTCTCGCGAGGTTTCCGCGCGGCTGCGGGC GCCGGCTCCGTGCGCTCGGGGCgggaggcggggccgggccgggccggcggccGCGACGCGCGGCTCATGGACCCGCCGCTGCTGCAGGAGTCGCCGCGCCGCGACACGGCCGCTCCGCCGAACCCGCCGGTGCCGCTGCCTTCTCCGCCGtccccgctgccgccgccgcttcACCCGGCGCCGGGGAAACAGCGGGAGGAGAAGAAAACGGCGCTGAGCAAA GTGGTTATTCGAAGGCTTCCTCCTTGTCTAACCAAGGAGCAACTGGAGGAACAGCTGCATCCTCTACCTGCCCATGATTATTTTGAGTTTTGCACTGCTGATCCCAG CCTTTATCCTCATCTCTACTCAAGAGCATACATTAACTTTAGAAATCCTGAGGACATCCTTCTTTTTAGAGATCGCTTTGATGGCTATGTCTTCATTGATAATAAAG gTTTGGAATATCCTGCAGTGGTTGAGTTTGCTCCATTTCAGAAGATTTCaaaaaagaagctgaagaagaaaGATGCCAAAGCTGGGAGCATTGAAGATG aCCCAGAATATAGGAAATTTTTAGAGAATTATTGTGCTGATGAAGACAAGATCTGTGCCAATCCTGAGATTCTTTTGGGAGAGATTGAGGCCAAAACAAGGGAACTAATTG cTAGAAGAACAACACCCCTTTtggaatatattaaaaatagaaaattagaAAAGCAG AGAATAcgagaagagaaaagagaagaacgAAGGCGGAGAGAATTGGAGAAGAAACGTTTGcgggaggaagagaaaaggaagcgcagggaagaagaaagacgtaaaagaaaagaagtggagaagcaaaagaagatttctgaaaaagaaataaggatCAAG CTTCTCAAGAAGCCTGAAAAAGGAGATGAACTGGCCAGtgaaaagcacaaggaaaaagGTGAAGAAGCTGACATTGAGGAAAACAAATGGGATAAATCACCTGGATCTGGGAGCATAAAATCAAAATCTTTGGAGAGTTCACTGAAAGAACTTAAAGATAA GTCACAAAATGATAGTGACAAAGAGCAAAGAGATTTGGAGAGAAGATTTCGAGAAAAAGAACCTGAAAGGCAAAGGTATCGATTGGATGATGGCAGAAAGCATAGAACTCACTATGAATTTGACAAGTTTATGAGAAGGAATGAAGAAGAGCTGAAATGGGGGAAAGGATACAACCaagacagaggaaagaaagggaacTACAACTACAGCTTCACTGTGGAGGCAGTAGACAAACTGGGTAAAGAGGACAAGTGTGATGACATGGCATCCAAAAAGGAGCGCATAAGAAATAAG GATCGTCCAGCCATGCAGTTGTATCAGCCAGGAGCTCGCATCCGAACACATATGGGACCTACAAGTAAAACCTACGACTGCAGTGGGAAATCCTTTGAAGATGCTCTTGATAAAAAGTATGAGGCAGATAATTCAGCTGGAGCTAGTTCTGAAAGGACTGAAGAAGCAGAATAA